In Pygocentrus nattereri isolate fPygNat1 chromosome 26, fPygNat1.pri, whole genome shotgun sequence, one genomic interval encodes:
- the ttll3 gene encoding tubulin monoglycylase TTLL3, with amino-acid sequence MQLVSIEKKVDVDVKSDLEHSDMQHHMPGITLQHTALDREVCYQMENNWVCVCEAVPPVEGRVRCSRVSLPVLKLDRLRMAKALVDKAVKERKVFSIEGPYPVIRAALRARGWVERQLPRRPLGCCHQGDQEAEGTEETDSSDDDGADRGQDGDREDDTDEMTDLMSRLVRNETTYFYWTTRRDTVDCLSLRKDQMTNHYAKAGSFTTKVGLCMSLRNLQWFDSTDPDTFFPRCYRLGAEDEKHAFTEDFRRTACTSLLRYVVERAEGGEVDTTGEFCNVKHSQGMDKQHKLRSNQRLGARLIDTALHVCQEYLSSQEHNDIDVDCPSSLSEQQWDDFIQKYYLVIHDGAIIEGCSEYAERCRSMLTRMQKVCPQLQTDGLNNIWIIKPGALSRGRGIVCMNRLDEMLSLVDSEPALIKDSKWVVQKYLERPLLVHGTKFDLRQWFLVTDWNPLTVWFYDECYLRFSTQPYSTHRLDSSVHLCNNSIQKHFRPSAGRDPSLPAENMWSCAEFRSWLASSGRGRLWEEVVLPGMRLAVIQTLLTAQDSVEPRKASFELYGADFILGRDLHPWLLEVNVSPTMASSTAITARLCPAVQEDTLRVVLDRRYDRNAHTGGFQLIYKQAAVEVPQYIGVNLLVEGAQIRRHRASPCKTFIRSHCEPLHKSRPALPVSECSSDKENQSNEVKRTWPNVSRKFTIERSSTCQPLLEKRRRRRALPSASCPLPNLSDRHHLQTSYARLHAYTELAHTRPHRTRRNVLSLNHLSPSLEIISIRPELKYSQSTHAPTRTAHVSHPTLRMHRYLSPINTQTPIK; translated from the exons ATGCAGCTCGTTTCTATAGAAAAAAAGGTTGACGTGGACGTCAAGAGTGACCTTGAGCACTCAGACATGCAGCACCACATGCCAGGTATCACATTACAACACACAGCTTTAGATAGAGAGGTTTGTTACCAAATGGAAAATaattgggtgtgtgtgtgtgaggcagtaCCTCCTGTGGAGGGCAGGGTACGCTGCAGCCGTGTAAGTCTTCCTGTGCTAAAACTGGACAGACTGAGAATGGCCAAGGCTTTAGTGGACAAAGCTGTGAAG GAGAGGAAGGTATTCTCCATAGAGGGTCCATACCCTGTTATTCGTGCTGCTCTGAGGGCCAGAGGGTGGGTAGAGCGCCAACTTCCTCGCCGCCCCCTAGGGTGTTGTCACCAAGGAGACCAGGAAGCAGAGGGCACAGAAGAGACTGACAGTAGTGATGATGACG GTGCAGATAGAGGACAGGATGGAGACAGAGAAGATGACACTGATGAGATGACTGATCTCATG TCTCGCCTGGTGCGCAACGAAACTACATATTTCTACTGGACAACCAGGAGGGACACAGTCGACTGTTTGTCATTAAGAAAAGACCAGATGACTAATCATTATGCAAAAGCTGGATCTTTCACTACCAAG gtgGGTCTGTGTATGAGTTTGAGAAATCTCCAGTGGTTTGACTCAACCGATCCTGACACATTCTTCCCACGCTGCTACAGGCTGGGGGCGGAGGATGAAAAACATGCTTTCACTG AGGATTTTAGACGCACTGCATGCACAAGCCTCTTGCGCTATGTGGTGGAGAGAGCTGAAGGAGGGGAGGTGGACACAACAGGAGAGTTCTGTAATGTTAAACACTCTCAGG GTATGGATAAGCAGCATAAGCTACGATCCAATCAGAGGCTTGGAGCTAGGTTGATTGACACTGCATTGCATGTGTGTCAGGAGTATCTGAGCAGCCAAGAACACAATGACATAGACGTGGACTGTCCTTCTTCCCTCTCAGAACAGCAGTGGGATGACTTTATCCAGAAATACTACCTTGTTATTCA TGATGGTGCGATAATCGAGGGGTGTAGCGAGTATGCAGAGCGCTGTAGGTCCATGTTAACCCGCATGCAGAAAGTCTGTCCACAGCTGCAAACTGATGGACTCAATAACATCTGGATTATCAAACCAGGTGCTCTGTCACGAGGCAGAG GTATTGTATGTATGAACAGGTTAGATGAGATGCTGAGTTTAGTAGACAGTGAACCTGCCCTGATTAAAGACAGTAAGTGGGTAGTGCAGAAGTACTtggagcgccctctgctggttcATGGCACTAAATTCGATCTCCGTCAGTGGTTCTTGGTCACGGACTGGAACCCTCTCACAGTCTGGTTCTATGATGAGTGTTACCTGCGTTTCTCCACTCAGCCCTACTCCACTCACAGGCTGGAcag CTCTGTCCATCTCTGCAACAACTCCATCCAGAAGCATTTCCGTCCGAGTGCAGGCCGTGACCCGTCTCTGCCTGCTGAAAACATGTGGTCGTGTGCTGAGTTCCGTTCCTGGCTGGCCTCCTCAGGCCGTGGCCGGCTGTGGGAGGAGGTGGTGCTTCCAGGCATGAGACTAGCAGTGATCCAGACACTGCTGACTGCACAGGACAGTGTGGAGCCTCGCAAGGCCAGCTTTGAGCTCTACGGGGCAGACTTCATTCTGGGGCGTGACCTGCATCCTTGGCTGCTGGAGGTCAATGTCAGCCCCACCATGGCCTCCTCCACAGCCATCACTGCCCGACTCTGTCCTGCTGTGCAGGAGGACACACTGCGTGTGGTGCTGGACCGACGCTATGATCGCAACGCACACACTGGAGGCTTTCAGCTCATTTACAAACAG GCAGCAGTAGAGGTTCCTCAGTATATCGGTGTTAACCTTCTAGTGGAGGGGGCTCAGATCAGACGTCATCGGGCCTCTCCCTGTAAAACATTCATCCGCTCTCATTGTGAACCATTACACAAATCCAGGCCTGCTCTGCCAGTCAGTGAATGCTCCTCTGATAAGGAGAACCAGTCTAATGAGGTAAAGAGGACTTGGCCCAATGTTTCTCGAAAGTTCACAATAGAGCGTTCTTCAACCTGTCAGCCTTTGCTGGAGAAAAGACGGCGCAGACGCGCTTTGCCCTCAGCATCCTGCCCTCTGCCAAACCTTTCAGACCGTCATCACCTTCAAACTTCATATGCACGTCTACACGCATACACTGAGCTGGCACACACCCGCCCTCACAGGACACGCAGAAATGTGCTGTCTCTTAACCATCTCAGTCCTTCTCTGGAGATAATCAGTATACGACCAGAGCTAAAGTACAGCCAGAGCACACACGCTCCCACTCGCACTGCTCATGTCTCTCACCCAACCCTACGCATGCACCGGTACCTTTCACCAatcaacacacaaacacctatAAAGTAG